From one Culex quinquefasciatus strain JHB chromosome 3, VPISU_Cqui_1.0_pri_paternal, whole genome shotgun sequence genomic stretch:
- the LOC6045172 gene encoding uncharacterized protein LOC6045172, translated as MLRTILKLADTKQKVLLARNYVRRARNPGVDRQMGLLNDDQLKTDLEELDQIDDVDFSGVAKSHRQYEKETQQYRERLQSWIVGNKYFKTKQLNFLTWSEKEQIRYLHNFDPEEWTIDKLVESFPADRYTVAKIVKAKWTPRDAGRVQRHDETVRENWEMLKSGRIKNIDDGFAEHLNKFVHRNFQEVQKPKFGTKRLYEIQQLPEGGEFSQIITSCKKYADTPVEEQKLLGEEQRAASTPDIPFKAPNDDMFLMGEVADRRHKTLRQMKHEQGTPPAVEEPQSQMINTDLVERIEELKVQKHETGAVPLPEIRGTAAARSEIREFVKIPKKLYRKGATYQLDDCFYDDDGEFLYRVPGMAGRSGR; from the coding sequence ATGTTGCGAACTATCCTGAAGCTCGCGGACACAAAGCAGAAGGTGCTGTTGGCACGGAACTACGTCCGACGGGCTCGCAACCCGGGTGTGGATCGTCAGATGGGCCTGCTGAACGATGACCAGCTGAAGACCGACCTGGAAGAGCTGGATCAGATCGACGATGTGGACTTTAGTGGGGTGGCCAAGTCCCATCGGCAGTACGAGAAGGAAACCCAGCAGTACCGGGAGCGCCTGCAGAGCTGGATCGTCGGGAACAAGTACTTCAAGACGAAGCAGCTCAACTTTCTGACCTGGTCCGAGAAGGAACAGATCCGCTACCTGCACAACTTTGACCCGGAAGAGTGGACCATCGACAAGCTGGTGGAGAGCTTCCCCGCGGATCGGTACACCGTGGCGAAGATCGTCAAGGCCAAGTGGACGCCGCGGGACGCGGGCCGGGTTCAGCGGCACGACGAAACCGTCCGCGAGAACTGGGAAATGCTGAAGTCCGGAAGGATAAAGAACATCGACGACGGATTCGCCGAACACCTAAACAAGTTCGTTCATAGAAACTTTCAGGAAGTTCAGAAACCTAAATTTGGAACCAAGCGCTTGTACGAGATTCAGCAACTTCCGGAAGGCGgcgaattttctcaaatcataaCCAGCTGCAAAAAGTACGCTGACACTCCGGTCGAGGAACAAAAACTTCTTGGGGAAGAGCAACGTGCCGCTTCAACGCCGGATATCCCGTTCAAAGCTCCCAACGACGATATGTTCCTGATGGGTGAGGTGGCAGATCGTCGTCACAAAACCCTGCGGCAGATGAAACATGAGCAAGGTACTCCTCCAGCAGTTGAAGAACCACAATCGCAAATGATCAACACCGATCTTGTTGAGCGAATCGAGGAATTGAAGGTGCAAAAGCACGAAACGGGAGCGGTTCCGCTGCCAGAGATTAGAGGCACCGCCGCTGCGCGGTCAGAAATCCGGGAGTTTGTCAAAATCCCCAAGAAACTGTACCGCAAAGGCGCCACGTACCAGCTGGACGATTGCttctacgacgacgacggagaGTTCCTATACAGAGTGCCTGGCATGGCGGGACGAAGCGGTCGCTGA
- the LOC6045173 gene encoding vacuolar protein sorting-associated protein 33B: MDSTLDKKLLGFRQIAQEKLRNILYSIPLEKDLVIEPALIKPLEHVVGASWLRKNGIDKIYKFDPKNPPPKRKQFLYFLSANLLQFKSALDQISSFQSQTSSSLKVAEADRTGHGQYHVVVFPLVLASFEQLLEEEGLYGSVQLYSFQWDFIALDQGLLSLELPNVYGDVFVREDRSMLGSIAQSLRVFNMVAGRPNMVFTLGENSEKVFQMMQRIDAGKKVKSGAGKDVPDFSTMLIVDRDRDYPSCLLTPVVYSGLLLEIHKFVSGSLTIESSGNKIKSGKLAILQKDEPQKSKHESTNIRMNATQDVIYQENRYRHFSEVIGLLSSQAKALGLEGKMYSKDMKLSEMKDYVTNKLPKVAAQKKELFKHLLLCETIVDEIGGNFEKHQLIEESILTNTNRKQIMAYIDELMAADAHKYNTLRLICLYHVTLGLTSEDMTKLMTAYLNAFGYHHLTVFNSLTTARLFPDTTNLTKAKILSQISIPILKSPFQIEANKLKLLPTDSNDSNTPVSSPTSPTGSGKKQQCPSYVFNGNYIPLVAQLSQMILSATSFDELNNRFGHLERLKLGGKNFVPKTIRELSITSAKAEVNQLLPLKAKTIFVFVVGGVSYAEVAACHVVEKWTGGKIILASDTVLSGCDLIESVVGC; the protein is encoded by the exons ATGGACTCAACGCTGGACAAGAAGCTGCTCGGCTTTCGCCAGATCGCGCAGGAAAAGCTTCGCAACATCCTGTACTCGATTCCGCTGGAAAAGGACCTGGTGATCGAACCGGCCCTCATCAAACCCCTGGAACATGTGGTGGGTGCTTCGTGGCTGAG GAAGAATGGCATCGACAAGATCTACAAGTTTGACCCGAAGAACCCACCGCCCAAGCGGAAGCAGTTTCTGTACTTTTTGAGCGCGAATCTGTTGCAGTTCAAGAGTGCACTGGACCAGATCAGCAGCTTCCAGAGTCAAACGTCGAGCAGTTTGAAGGTGGCGGAAGCGGATCGTACCGGCCACGGGCAGTACCACGTGGTGGTGTTTCCGCTGGTGTTGGCCAGCTTTGAGCAGCTGTTGGAGGAGGAAGGCTTGTACGGGTCGGTTCAGCTGTACAGCTTCCAGTGGGACTTTATCGCGCTGGATCAGGGACTGTTGAGTTTGGAGTTGCCGAATGTGTATGGGGATGTTTTCGTGCGGGAGGATCGGTCGATGTTGGGCTCGATCGCGCAGAGTTTGAGGGTGTTTAATATGGTGGCGGGGAGGCCGAATATGGTTTTTACCTTGGGGGAGAACTCGGAGAAGGTGTTTCAGATGATGCAGCGGATTGACGCGGGGAAGAAGGTGAAGAGTGGGGCGGGGAAGGATGTGCCTGATTTTAGTACGATGCTGATAGTGGACAGGGATCGGGATTATCCGTCGTGTTTGCTGACTCCGGTGGTATACTCGGGGTTGTTGCTGGAAATTCACAAGTTTGTGTCCGGGTCGTTGACGATTGAGTCATCTGGGAATAAGATTAAGAGTGGGAAGCTTGCGATTCTTCAGAAGGATGAGCCGCAGAAGTCGAAACACGAGAGTACGAACATTCGGATGAATGCCACGCAGGACGTGATCTACCAGGAGAACAGGTATCGACACTTTTCGGAGGTGATTGGATTGTTGAGTTCACAGGCGAAGGCACTCGGACTGGAGGGAAAGATGTACTCCAAGGATATGAAGCTGTCCGAAATGAAGGACTACGTAACGAACAAGTTGCCAAAGGTGGCGGCTCAGAAGAAGGAATTGTTTAAACATCTGCTGCTTTGCGAAACCATCGTCGATGAGATTGGCGGAAACTTTGAGAAGCATCAACTGATTGAGGAAAGTATTTTGACCAACACAAACCGCAAGCAAATCATGGCCTACATTGACGAACTGATGGCGGCCGATGCCCACAAGTACAACACCTTAAGGCTAATTTGTCTGTACCACGTGACGTTGGGACTGACGAGCGAAGACATGACCAAACTGATGACCGCCTATCTGAACGCGTTCGGATATCACCACCTGACTGTGTTCAACAGTTTGACGACCGCTCGACTATTCCCCGACACGACCAACCTGACCAAGGCGAAAATTCTCTCCCAGATTTCAATACCGATCCTCAAATCTCCCTTTCAAATCGAAGCCAACAAGCTGAAGCTTCTCCCCACCGATTCGAACGACTCGAACACCCCGGTCAGCTCTCCCACCAGTCCAACCGGATCGGGCAAGAAGCAGCAATGCCCAAGCTACGTCTTTAACGGCAACTACATTCCACTGGTGGCCCAGCTGAGTCAGATGATCCTGAGTGCGACCAGCTTCGACGAGCTGAACAACCGCTTCGGCCATCTGGAACGACTCAAGCTCGGCGGCAAGAACTTTGTCCCGAAAACGATTCGCGAGCTGTCCATCACGAGCGCCAAAGCGGAAGTCAACCAACTGCTGCCGCTCAAGGCGAAGACGATCTTCGTGTTCGTGGTTGGGGGTGTTAGCTACGCTGAAGTGGCAGCCTGCCACGTGGTTGAGAAGTGGACCGGCGGGAAGATCATCCTCGCGTCGGATACGGTTCTTTCGGGGTGCGATCTGATTGAGAGCGTGGTTGGTTGTTGA
- the LOC6045171 gene encoding uncharacterized protein LOC6045171 gives MNSRTILRRRRHRRNHDYSNQDIRNAIALIRRRQCSIRQAAQAYNIPRTTLTTYLSRLQKLVVTETMQPHEEQTLHDWMTDCCKRGFTVRKRCVEAAAELLMKKGGGAARKQQPFGDAGQYEAFLKRWLAVEAEKERKFVGAVPDWFAHIEAYLAETHSLEIMNDSSRVFLCDEFKFKERMDIPSSIKDALTDANMLYTVTAAGDVLQPLIVYPYKGEIPDQIVKAAPRNCAIVPQQHGTVTPKILIAYLKKVLQKYLEQCHIATPVIMFVDESQIDPTMELTSTCKNLGIILLGLSCQVLKPTINLFRGLATGWSTEVNNWCATGDGRTFSIIECARIMQLVNQRYIQREEICRDFGDSALFPWNRAADCQDEEQELERFLEDFDDDDDDDEDYTMDEDAMREYMEVTKPAEVPVEEASTPPIAADTKISLRYDEFDKLLGSELAQKLDKDFGSATAMFSSRAERALFDIYRRFREAAGPAVVGPNRKNAVIEVVEIIDD, from the exons ATGAACAGTAGAACCA TCCTGCGACGAAGACGACACCGCCGCAACCACGACTACTCGAACCAGGACATCCGGAACGCGATCGCGCTAATCCGCCGGCGCCAGTGCTCCATCCGGCAGGCGGCCCAAGCCTACAACATCCCGCGTACGACGCTGACCACGTACTTGAGCCGGCTGCAGAAGTTGGTCGTCACCGAGACGATGCAACCGCACGAGGAGCAAACGCTGCACGACTGGATGACCGACTGCTGCAAGCGGGGCTTCACGGTGCGGAAACGCTGCGTCGAGGCGGCCGCCGAACTGCTCATGAAGAAGGGCGGGGGAGCGGCGCGGAAGCAACAACCGTTTGGCGATGCCGGTCAGTACGAGGCGTTTCTGAAACGGTGGTTGGCGGTGGAGGCGGAGAAGGAGCGCAAGTTTGTCGGGGCCGTTCCGGATTGGTTCGCGCACATCGAGGCTTATCTGGCGGAGACGCACTCGCTGGAGATTATGAACGACTCGAGTCGGGTGTTTCTGTGCGACGAGTTCAAGTTTAAGGAGCGGATGGACATTCCAAGCAGTATTAAGGACGCGCTGACGGACGCCAATATGCTGTACACGGTGACCGCCGCGGGAGATGTGTTGCAGCCGTTGATCGTTTACCCGTACAAGGGCGAAATCCCGGACCAGATTGTGAAAGCTGCTCCGAGGAACTGCGCAATCGTACCGCAGCAGCACGGCACCGTCACGCCAAAGATTCTGATCGCATACCTGAAGAAGGTTCTTCAGAAGTACCTCGAGCAGTGTCATATCGCAACGCCGGTGATCATGTTCGTTGACGAATCTCAGATCGACCCAACAATGGAGCTGACCTCCACGTGCAAAAATCTGGGCATCATCCTGCTCGGACTGTCCTGCCAGGTTCTGAAACCAACCATCAATCTGTTCCGCGGTCTGGCGACCGGTTGGTCTACCGAGGTGAACAACTGGTGTGCAACGGGAGATGGGCGAACCTTCTCGATCATCGAGTGCGCCCGGATAATGCAGCTGGTGAACCAACGGTACATTCAGCGTGAGGAGATTTGCAGGGATTTCGGCGACAGTGCGCTGTTTCCGTGGAATCGAGCGGCAGACTGCCAGGACGAAGAGCAGGAACTGGAGCGGTTTCTGGAGGatttcgacgacgacgacgatgatgatgaggaCTACACGATGGACGAGGACGCGATGCGGGAGTACATGGAGGTAACGAAACCGGCGGAAGTTCCAGTTGAAGAAGCTTCTACGCCACCGATAGCAGCGGACACGAAGATTTCTCTGAGATATGACGAGTTTGATAAACTGCTCGGGAGTGAATTGGCCCAAAAGTTGGACAAAGACTTTGGCTCGGCGACGGCGATGTTTTCCAGCCGGGCAGAGCGAGCATTGTTCGACATCTACCGTAGATTCCGGGAGGCTGCTGGACCGGCTGTGGTTGGGCCGAATCGTAAGAACGCCGTTATCGAGGTGGTGGAGATTATCGACGACTGA
- the LOC6045169 gene encoding myelin expression factor 2, with translation MDDSNDQNSRDRSRRNDRGRNNSRYSNDRDRSRDRDRDRSECRRIYVSNVPYEYRWQDLKDLFRKEVGDVSFVELFHDESNKPRGCGIVEFEKAEHVQSALDKMNRFDINGRQLVIKEDYGNERDKYGRVVPKSFRGSGGDGGGGGGGGGGRDNDNRGRRDRDDDRISGRDDGGGFNPDFNTYGLSIKFLEGLGIQGPLHTRIFIANLDYKVDAKKLKQVFKLAGKVQNVDLSVDKDGNSRGFAVIEYDHPVEAVQAISMFDRQMLFDRRMTVRLDRVPEKGELNRLPEGLKGIGIGLGPNGEPLKDVARNLPSLQQNNQVLNNSIQNAAPTPVQPPLGANLLGAGNTLSGLNSNLAAQLSSVVGLSNLTGNLQNSILSNAAAAGLSNLTGLGGLGAAAGGAGGLGAAGLGGIGSGASGLAGLGSLGGGNDGGLGNNFNQNYSSGGFGNSGVGGNRNNDYDLGSNVRNYSTAPNDDYGRNYGNINNGNNNRKSSDTIIIRNMPSAWTWQTLRDKFRDVGEVKFAEIRGQDTGVVRFAKERDAEVAIKIMDGSRFDGRTVDVTYF, from the exons ATGGACGATAGCAACGACCAGAACAGTCGTGACCGTTCGAGGCGCAATGACCGCGGCCGGAACAACTCCCGGTACAGCAACGATCGGGACCGCAGCCGGGACAGGGACCGTGACCGGAGCGAGTGCCGACGGATTTACGTTTCGAACGTGCCGTACGAGTACCGCTGGCAGGACTTGAAGGACCTGTTCCGCAAGGAGGTCGGCGATGTGTCGTTTGTGGAGTTGTTCCACGACGAGAGCAACAAACCGCGCGGCTGCGGCATCGTTGAGTTTGAAAAGGCCGAGCACGTGCAGTCCGCGCTGGACAAGATGAACCGGTTTGATATTAACGGGCGCCAGCTGGTCATCAAGGAGGACTACGGCAACGAGCGCGACAAGTACGGCCGGGTGGTGCCCAAGTCGTTCCGCGGGAGTGGCGGAGATGGCGGTGGTGGTGggggcggcggcggtggccggGACAACGATAACCGAGGTCGCCGGGATCGGGACGATGATCGAAT TTCGGGGCGCGACGACGGCGGTGGCTTCAATCCGGACTTCAACACGTACGGTCTCAGCATCAAGTTCTTGGAGGGGCTCGGCATTCAGGGCCCGCTGCACACCCGCATCTTCATTGCCAAC CTTGACTACAAGGTCGATGCGAAAAAGCTCAAGCAGGTGTTCAAGTTGGCTGGAAAGGTACAAAATGTTGATCTTTCGGTTGACAAGGACGGCAACAGTCGTGGTTTCGCAGTCATTGAGTACGATCATCCGGTCGAGGCGGTCCAGGCCATCTCGATGTTTGACCGGCAAATGTTGTTCGATCGTCGCATGACTGTGCGTCTTGACCGGGTGCCGGAGAAGGGCGAGCTGAACCGTCTGCCCGAGGGTCTCAAGGGTATCGGCATTGGGCTCGGTCCGAACGGCGAGCCGCTGAAGGACGTTGCGCGCAATCTTCCGTCGCTGCAGCAGAACAATCAAGTTCTGAACAATTCCATCCAGAACGCGGCTCCGACGCCGGTGCAGCCTCCGCTGGGTGCGAATCTGCTGGGCGCGGGCAACACCCTGTCCGGGTTGAACAGCAATTTGGCCGCCCAGTTGAGCAGCGTCGTTGGGCTGTCCAACCTGACCGGTAATCTGCAGAACTCGATCTTGTCCAATGCTGCGGCCGCTGGTTTGTCCAATCTGACCGGGCTTGGGGGCCTGGGTGCAGCGGCGGGTGGTGCCGGCGGCTTGGGCGCTGCCGGCCTCGGCGGAATCGGCAGTGGGGCGTCCGGATTGGCCGGTCTCGGTTCGCTCGGCGGCGGTAACGACGGGGGTCTCGGCAACAACTTCAACCAAAACTACTCGTCGGGCGGCTTCGGCAACAGCGGAGTCGGCGGCAACCGCAACAACGACTACGACCTCGGATCGAACGTGCGCAACTACAGCACCGCTCCGAACGATGACTACGGCCGCAACTACGGCAACATCAACAACGGCAACAACAACCGCAAGTCGTCCGATACGATCATTATTCGTAAC ATGCCGTCGGCCTGGACGTGGCAAACGCTGCGCGACAAGTTCCGCGACGTCGGCGAGGTCAAGTTTGCCGAGATTCGCGGACAGGACACCGGCGTCGTTCGCTTCGCCAAGGAGCGTGATGCCGAGGTTGCCATCA AAATCATGGATGGTTCCCGGTTCGACGGCCGCACCGTGGACGTCACCTACTTCTAA